caataaattaaaatagtagCCTAATCCAGACACCAGTGGCAGGAACACTGTCAGTGTGAGTGGCCTTGACAGGGAGCTTTgggtaacattatttaaaatatgtttgggTGGCACAGAACTTACCTATGTCCTCTTAAACTAAAACCTAActaacaaaaactaaactaaatataatACACATCACTATGCAAGTAGTCCTGCAAGATATCGCATCAAGCCAAGGCGCCAAGTGAAAACAAGGCCTGCCATCCACGCAAGACTGGAGGGATAGAAGAGCCACGCATGTCAGCCTGCCTgcctggcccacgagatccactttcctgcagaatttagctccaactttGATCAAACTCTCCATCCAGTaacttagtaatcctgaagaacTTGATGAGTTTgttcaggtgtgcttgattaggGTTGTAGAAaaattctgcaggaaagtggatctagagggccagagttgagaacccctggtctACGAGATAATCACTGTCCCATGGTCAACACGATAAAACGCTATCAACACAGTATACACACTGTAAGCGCCGCTGATATCACTCAAAGTGAGCAGGTGATGTTCATTTAAACTCACTGGCCATTAGATGTTTATTTAATTCACCTGAAGAAGTGGCCAGTGGGAAGCGGTTGTGTTTCCcttttagaacgacatgagggtggcAGACATCACTTTCAGTCCCTTTCGGAATTACCTTTTTAACAGAATATGTTTCTTCTTTGAATCCGAACTGGAAAATGTCCTCTTGCATGGGACTGCATATAgctacagtatttacatttttatgtaagtgGGATATTTATGTTTAGGTcgatattaaataattttcttttattttaccaCTTTGCTAATTCTACTAAAGCcaaagcaaatattaaaataatatcttgtaaatatatttactttatattaagtctaaaataagtttttttttctcttaaagctAATCTTTTTTTCTATCACCAATGGTAGATGTataaaaagagaaacattgtCAATTGAattgttacactttatttatatagtactgtTCACAATGAATATTGCATGAAACCATTTTACAGAGAATATTGCCTTATAAACAGACATCTTATTATACCCAGTGGGCAAGATGACGATGATGATAAACCCTCTagaaacataaacacaaatagtttttaatttattacagtcattttacaattgggaaaaaaatgtaaatgggaACTAAGTGCCTTGGTTATATTTTGAACATATTGTGTTCATTGCAGGTGGAAAAGGAAAGCAAATAAAGTGACGTCTGTTGTATTTGGACAGATGCTCTGGGCTCCACATTCATTGAGGGATTTAGCAGTTTTGTAAACCTTTTACAGTTTCCTATGGCCAGTGGACTGAAAGGATATTCCCAATCTATTGGAAATATTTTCCAGATGTTATTCCGGAATTGTGAAAGACCTACTGCAAATTAAGGGGGTGGCTATCATCTTGTCATGAAATGTTACTGCCTGACTGACAGTCGGGTGGTCTGTGAGGCATCTGTCTGCTGTCTCAGAGTGTGTCACAAGACACAACCTGACTTTAATATGAGCAAAGATCTCACAGATCTGATTCCTCACCTCTTGCTGCCAGCAGGCATAAACAAGGGGATTTATAAGGGAGTTTGAGAGTCCTAACAGCCAGAGATGGTTCTCCAAAACGTGATAGAGTTTACAGGTTGGACATGATGCCTGCACAATACTAACCACAAAAAAAGGGCACCAGCAGAGCGTGAAGCAACCAACCAGCATGGCGACAGTCCGCAGGGCTTTTATGTGACCCCAGTAACGGCTAGACGTCAGAAAGCGTGAACCTGCTTGCTGGGCACGGATGCGCTTCTGGTGGCCACATGCAATTTTCAGGATGTCCATGTAAAAATAGATGAAAACCGAGACcagtggaaagaaaaaaaggcagaagACCACAATGATGCTCTTGGGCTCTATGACGGAGAAGAATGTGCAGACCTTGTGATAGTCTTCCTTCTGTAATGGTTTCAAAATGCTGGGTGAAAATCCCACAGACATTGAGATGAGCCAGATGGGAACCAGAGCCCCAGCAATCATCTTATTATTCATTAACTGCAAATAGCGCAGAGGCAACTTTATAGCTACATAGCGGTCCAGTGAGATCAAGAACATGGTTAAGATGGAGGCTGCAGAGGGTGCAATGATAAAGGTCATGCGCAACAAACAAATGCCCTTCTCCATGGAGGCTGTCGTTCCTTTGACAGCATCAGTGGCAATGCCAGTGATTGCCACGCCAACTAGGATGTCCGCAATGGATAGGTTTAAGACAAAACACCAGCTCTGGCAGCCCCTCTTGCGGATGAGCAGGACCAGGGCAATGGCGATTAAAAGGTTGGTGGAGATAATCAAAATGGATCCAACACTAAGAATATAACCCATGGCCACTACGCTGCTTTCTATCACAGCAGGGGTTGTGAGCTCTGGACTGGGTGATGTCACTTCGTAGTTCTCCCTCATAGTTCCCAAGGATGTCTCCTGAGTCATGTTGAAAGTGATCATTGTTgcatcaaattttttatttttgttttttcaaagttgaGAAGAACTTTAAGCGTTTAAACAGACCAAGATAGTGGTTTCAAGAGGAAGAAATTGATACGAAGATGTAGATTTTCTTTTCTTAGATTGGGAAACACAAAACATTCCTCCTTTTGCTGCTGTACTTTCATTTGTCCGCCCCTTGTTCCTCTGGCTGTACTGGAGGTGGCTATATCcatgaaaatgtgattattttgaatttacaaCCTAACCTTACTAAAATGCAAAGACATTGGTGATCTATCGATCAAATATTTATCCAAATCTTTATCctacttttgaaatattttcaggatACTTCTCAAATGTTTAAGAGTGTTCCTTGCCTGAAAAAGTGATGAGAAGCAGATGAACTCCTTTCTCATGAACATCCAATCTCATCATAGTGGAAAAGTCCAATAAATTCAACAGAGAACATATTTCAACTGAAGTCCAGAAGAAGGATTCCAAGTAAGCGGTCATTCTTGCATCTCTTACTGCATCTTTTAGATTTGGATGGCTTCAGGATGAGGACAAAAGACAATTTCTTTTATTTGAGTTGATGTGCCCATGTCTGTTTTGTTGGTAAATCTGAGATGGGATCCGTCtgttaactttgaacaaactaaaaGGGGGAAGAGAAACTGATGAACATGAAAAGGGGGTTGGGTTTGGAAAATGGGCTTGGACACTAACAGCATGACTGTGATTACTCTTGAGTGAGCAAACTCTGAATAAACAGAAGCACTCATAGTTGAAAAAAACGTTTACCATATCCAAACCCTGTAACATTTAACAGTGAACATACGTATATGGATATATTTTGGGAACAAGACAAATCAGTCACACTGATTCCACAAGAATGCAGTAACCTCTTCAACTTCCCTCTGGAGTCATGAGAATGAGTCAAAGCCCTCAAGTACAATGGACTTAAAACCACACAAGTACAATTGACTTTTAACAATCTGCACATAGTCGTCCATACCGAGGAAAGATCTGACAGTGCTACACAATAAAGCCAGACTCCCACTGGTCAACAATGTGGCAATGTTATTCACCCCTACTAGACTGTTCACTGCTATTGAAAGTTGATTTTGGTCAGCAGTTGTTGTGCCCACTGCTACACTCTGCTACACAGAAAGCTCCTGGATGTGGTTTGTGCCAAACTGTGTCCACTCTTCAACTACACATCACTGCCCATCTTTACCTTGAGCTGCCCAAATAAGGAACATCTTGGGCTCTTTGAAAGGAATACTAAAGATTGTTCAGGTTGTTGAGAGCACTGGGCAGAAGATGTCTTTAAAGCGGAGGCTGCTTTCCATGTTGCTGTGCTGTGTGTACTGTTTGGCTTCACTCTTCTGCCTTCACCCGGACAGAAACAACTGCGTGTCAAATGGTGCCCGGTgagtttttggttatttttatggatttgttAAGTTAGTCTGTAGGGTTCAGGGGACATTTGGGTTTgggatttatattatatatacagtgtacaaacccgattccaaaaaagttgggacactgtacaaattgtgagtaaaaaaggaatggaataatttacaaatctcataaacttatattttattcacaatagaatatatataacatatcaaatgataagaggctggaaaagttaaatgtacgtATAaaaaacagctggaggaccaatttgcaactaaTTAGgccaattggcaacatgattgggtataaaagagcctctcagagtggcagtgtctctcagaagtcaagatgggcagaggatcaccaattccccccaatgctgcggcgaaaaagtagtggagcaatatcagaaaggagtttgtcagagaaaaattgcaaagagtttgaagttatcatcatctacagtgcataatatcatccaaagattcagagaatctggaacaatctctgtgcgtaagggtcaaggccggaaaaccatactggatgcccaagatcttcgggcccttagttggtactgcatcacatacaggaatgctactgtaatggaaatcacaacatgggctcaggaacaTTTCCAGAacacattgtcagtgaacacaatccaccgtgccattcgccgttgccagctaaaactctatagatcaaaaaagaagccatatctaaacatgatcctgaagcgcaggcattttctctgggccaaggctcatttaaaatggactgtggcaaagtggaaaactgttttgtggtcagacgaatcaaaatttgaagttctttttggaaaactgggacgccatgttatccggactaaagaggacaaggacaacccaagttgttatcagcgctcagttcagaagcctgcatctctgatggtatggggttgcatgagtgcgtgtggcatgggcagcttacacatctggaaaggcaccatcaatgcttaAAGGTATATCCaaattctagaacaacatatgctcccatccagacgtcgtctcttatAGGGAGGACAttgcatttttcaacatgacaatgccagaccacatactgcatcaattacaacatcatggctgcgtagaaggaggaCCCGGGTagtgaaatggccagcctgcagtccagatctttcatccatagaaaacatttggcgcatcatagagaggaagatgcgacaaagaagacctaagacagttgagcaactagaagcctgtattagacaagaatgggacaacattcctattcctaaacttgagcaacttgtctcctcagttcccagacatttgcagactgttataaaaagaagaggggatgccacacagtggttaACATGGCGTGTCCCagcttttttgagatgtgttgatgccatgaaatttaaaatcaacttatttttcccttaaaatgatacattttctcagtttaaacatttgatatatgatctatgttgtattctgaataaaatattgaaatttgaaacttccacatcattgcattctgtttttattcacaatttgtacagtgtcccaacttttttggaatcggttttgtatatatatatatatatatatatgtatatatatatatatatatatatatatatatatatatatatatattgtttgttttttaatcttatacatattattatatactaaacTACAATGTATTGTACCAGCTACCATACCGATCCCACCAGTGATAAGCTATGTTCCTGAATTTTTTGCAAGGACATCGAATCTTCTTCTTTGTATTAGATTGTAAAGGGGTGTAAGCAAGGTCATGATGCCTCAGGTTTTTTATTGAAAGGCATTTATAGAAGATCATAATGATCGCAATGTTTGAgctgtttttgtccacacaagatatacattgtatggacaaaaacacttattctttttgtgtttcagaagaaCTCATATAGGTTTGTAAACTGTAACAACCTGAGAGtgtaaattatccctttaatagaaCAAATCCTGTGTATGAATAACTGTaaatcaaaacatcttttgtgttgcAGAAATCTGCTATCAGTTGTTCAGCAGCTGTACCAGCGTGTGATGAGGCTCCTACGCACCACTCTCTGACATCACAACTGACTCAAACTAGAGGGAAGGTGAAACCACAATGAAAATCTACAGACTAATGAAATCAGCATTACTGACATAAAACTCAGCGTGAGACAATCATTAAAAGGTGCATCTCATTTACAACAAGTTTGTGTGTTCAAATGTATGGCCTATAAAGATCCATACAAAGTCATAAGAGAGATTTACAATGGAAGGTAATGACACTTTATGTGATCTCTTTGCAGGGTGAAGCGTTCATTGCGAATGATGCTGGTGTGTATTTGTAGGAGCACAGTCCACAGTCCACAAATCTTGCTTGCATTACAACGTGAGATGCCATATCAAAACTTACCTCATGATCTGAATAAACAGAGCaaatacacagacaaaacaaagacagagTCAATAGGTAATTCTTTAGTTGAACACAGAGACACTTATATAAACAAAGactttgaatatacttaaaaggGACTGTGAAATAACTAGGGTAAGTGTACACTTTAAGCCCACTTTCAACTCTGAAGTCAAATTAAAAGAagagaaaatcatattttatgcTGGCCATTATTTTAACTGATTCAGTGATTTGTTTATTCCCTGCCATCTGCCAATGTTGAGTTAGCCCCACTCATGTGCATGCTGTCTCAAGGGACCTCACACAAAGACACCCAAAAACTTTGGAGTTTCAGGACCCTTCAGTATATCAACACATTTCTGCAATTTTAAGCCATTTCTTTGTTAAGTATATTGATATTATgtcaaataatagataaatgtattgtttttttgtgtatgaacaaacagtattttatcattttttttatcattttcttttaaatggaaatatgaGCTTTTTTGACCTGTGCACAAAGCTAATCTCAAGGTCAAACCATTAGCCTCACTGAATGATAGACTGCCAAAGAATTAAGCATATGAACtacaaactctaaatgttttgtgattcagtttacatacatttacaaataaatacattataactTGTTTTGTAGAGCagattattttcataaattaatttattataattacattttttttttacatgggcTTAATTGGTACGGCGCCACAAAACTTATGCAAACTAGAGACAACAGAAGCTAaccttgaatgaaaaaaaaaattcttaatgtgGTTACAATGAAAATTACTATGATGCTTAGTCCACAGTATATTTAAGCTCCATGCATGTCTTTGTAAACATATCTAAGGAAAACATTGTCTTTTTCACCATTAATTATAAACTTTGATCAATTTTCTCAGTGAAAGTGACaacatttctttgtgttttttttattaaccttttaCCTAGCCTTATGTTCTACTGTAATTAACAactatatttagatatttataaaaagaaattatataaattatacactgTGTAGCACCATTACATTATAGATGTCTGCTAATGTGTATCGGTTGTTTTcagtgaaaaaattaaaaaaagaaaaaaagaaaaaacctctCCAAAAATTTGTAGAGGCATGTCACCTTTACCATGAGGGCACAGGGAAAAAAAGTTGTCTAGCAAAACAGTTTGGAGTGGACAAAGTCTTTGAGGAAGTGAGTGAATCTCAAGATCAGGGTTGATGCTCATCAGTGACAGGAAACCTTCCTCAGTTCAGCGGTAGAGAGCAAGATTTTGAGTAGACTGTAAGGAAAAAGCTAAATTATATTATCTAGACTAAGTGTAAAATGAAAGAAGGAAAAATGTGAGGTTGTGAGGGGATCTAAAAGTGGCTTAGACTAATGTGTCTTTTTACAATCTTTACACATAATGAAATGTTCTGCTctgcatactgtatgtttttcatGTTGAAtgttattggttaaaatgaaactagcaaacataagtaaaatgatttttttttatatatacttccctgtctctgaataaatatattgatgttttacttctttaaaatcaatatatatgtattgtgAATAAATCATTATGTGGGCTTATTTGGAAGACGTGAGCTTAAATGGTGACAAAGTACCAATTAAGAGCCactcttttgactttttttttttttcatacaatattTTAACTTTGTATTCTAAAATGTGCATCAactaattaatacattttcagaagAAAGCTAAATCTCGCattttaacaataacattttttttttctataaaccaTAGCAATATCTATGACAAAACACCTAAAACACCTTAACTTAGATTTTGGTGTGCTAGTGTACACTTACCTTAAGAAGTTATCTTTGCAATATTTAAAGGTGGTTTTACATATTAGGTATTGAGTTCAGTGGCTGGAGAGTTTAcagttttcaattaaattttaacatttaccatGCCTAATGTAAGAAGTTAAACTAGctttttcacaaaacacatttttcttttttgtatttttattttatttttattttttttatggggaAGGAGCAGACTGCTGATTGagtgataaaaatgtgaaaaaataaaataaagttactaAATATTGTTTACAGCCGTTTTTTGATCTctgaattttgttatttttagtgagcCAATAAATGAACTgcgtaaattaaaacattaaagtttaTAAGAGCCATTATATGAAGGACCACCCACATTTGACAATTCAAAACTAACAAAAGGAAATCAAACCTCACTGATTGCTTCCCCATGAGGGGCATTGTAGTCTgagcctcagacgtcacacccacggaccgttggctaaacatctgatgcatatgggacacaaaagtggaaacacttcaggagtgtcgaagtcatcatcggattggttgaattctacaggatttccttgagacgtgtgtgtcgcgttctgtaacgttccgcctggaaacaaaaaACGAAACTGTGGTGCCAAACCCcatcacgaaagaagaaagccgccgtgtttacaactgtgaagACAAGCACTTATCAGGATCGGCTAACCgttggattttcaaaagtatgtgaaatatttaaagtttgcggcatagaatctgttaggagcaggtcatatggtattttaaagtgtcctaatattgtgttggagtcccctacaacaagtttaaatgcatctaaggtcagaaaacattgtaattttctccaaatattaattgaatattagagtcatttgccaatgattttgaaacgattcgttccaagcaagttcggagcaaagcCCTACCTTTCATAAGcctactctgattggtcagctggccaagcctatTGTTGATTGGCACAAAGAGGAGTctttgagccagttagccagcactaccattgacaaagcacctttacataaaacaataatatagtgctcaaacacttatgcaagctgctaaactgtgaacacttggagGATATGTTAGCTGAGTGCTAATGTGTCTAATTGATGAAACAAAGCCGAGTAACATGCCGagtaacattacagttttttttgaagaatgtgtgttaTGTGATGTTTTGTCTTAACTAATGTTTGAGGATAAAAGTTCTGCTCTCGAGAGTAGAAATCTTCTCTAAGGTCACCCCTGCATCCAACCCCCGCCGTAACGCTTCTGTGGTTGCCGAGGTGCCGCACGAGGTGATGAGGCTAAAAGTTCTGCTCTCGAGAGTAGAAATCTTCTCTACCGCGGCTTCGGACTCAAAAGGACGTTCTGGCTGACACATGCGATTCTCTCCCTCCGAGCGGACAGGAGAAACCAAGTGAGCTGTTGGATGTGGCTACCCACGCGGTGGATAAAATGGGGTTGGATTTGGGAAGTGGACGCGGCCCAGGCCCAATCTCTAtctaagctggacgaccgttttttAACTAGTCGTGCACCTGCCCACCGCCGTAAGCAGCTGCCCCTTCTTCCCgggacctccaccaggaggttttgaggtcctggaagcagccttaTTCAGCGCGCATCACAAACACCACGGCCACGGATTTCGCCATCATTGCTGACATGGCAGACCGCGGTTATGCAACGATGGAAGAGACTCTAGCCGAACATCTCACTCCGAACTTGGCCGCGGCCTGGAAGTCTCGCCCTCTTCTTCCTTCAAAGGCGTGTTGAGTCACTTCTAACCTCGTCAGGAAATCTTACTTGGCTTCAGGTCAGTTCTGCTATGCTCCACTCGATGGCAATGCTTCAAGCCTACTAGGCGTAGCTTTTAAAAAAGCTCGACGAGGGGGACGGCATCACCATGGAGGCTGTGAACAGCGATGGGCAACGGACTTGGCGCTACGTGCCACCAAGCATACTGCCCGAGCAGTAGGCCGTTCGATGGTGGGGATGGTGATGGTTGAGTGCCACCTTTGGCTCAACCTCACccatataaaagaaaaagacaagTCTTTTCTTATGGATGCCCTGATCTCCAAGGACGGGCTGTTTGGAGAGGCGGTCACCGCGGTGGTGGAGAAATTCAGGGCAGCGAAgcagcaatcagccgctttccgccagctgattccacgcagGCCCAGGGAAATGGAGCGATGCTCGCATTCAACATCCTTACACCGCCAACGTTTTGCCCCACAGGAAGAGCCATCACCTATGGCACCCCATATGCCTTCAACGGAAACTGTTTACTACCGGTGTAGACTTCGTAATATGGATCCAGGTTACTGTCCAtcgcttcagtactggagtttcttCAAGACCGTTTTTCAGAGGGAGTAATGCCAGCCACTCTTAAAGTATACGTGGCAGCCATATCAGCTAACCACGCCTACATAGATGGCTTTTCAGTGGGCCATCATCCCCTGGTCTCTCAATTTATGCAGGGTTTGCAATGGCTGCGGCCTTTCCGCCCTGCGTGAGTTCCATCATGGGATCTGTCCATTGTATTACAAGGGTTATCAGGACATCAGTTTGAGCTCTTGGAAACTGTGATTCCTGACTCTAAAAACAGTCCTACTGTTAGCTTTATCCTCCCCCAAGAGAGTTGGAGATTTACAAGCTCTTTCTATCTCACCTTCATGCATGGACTTTGCACCAGGATTTGTGAAAGTTTTGCTGCGAGCCAAGGCCTGACTATGTTCCTAAAGTCACTTCAAATCCTTTTCGCTTCCAGCACGTGGTCTTGGAGGCTTTCTCCCCCTTAGAAGATCTATCGCATGACATTGTAAAATTTTACAGCCTGGATGTGAGGACGGGCCCTGGTTCCCGGGTTCTTTCCACTTGAGCAGATGCTTTTCTCGGATCCCAGCTAtctcaggtacgtcaggcgtgaTGGTATAGCATTCCCATACAGTGACGTCACATGCACCGATGTGACCTATAAAAGggaacatcttggttacgtatgtaaccacggttctctgaatagggaacgagatgctgcggtatAGCCATTCCGTACCTTTGATAGCGTTTCCTTAGTCCATGAAATCTGAGTGAAATAGTGCATCGCATGCAGGTATTCTATGCTTACGCATGTGTAAGGCGGTGCCAGGTGCTATTTGACCAATAGGATTAGCGGGATGGtacagggcttcagacattctTCACACCAAGAGGTGTTCCCAAACGGTGaagtcaccgcagcatctcgttccctattcagggaaccgtggttacatacgtatcTGAGATGTTCTCAAGAACGCAAGTACAGAGGACGCAATGCCGTTCCCGGATGTCttcttgatatcgaggatgcaTCGAGTGCAGACTTGAGAGAATCGAGCCGTTAGAAATCCCAGAAGACGCTGCGGGTGGCCGGTGTACGGAAGCCAGCAAGCTTTAAACTCGCTCTCGCAAATACTTGACAGCtcttaaaagtaaacatttatcgttttgttttgcttaattttaattaagttataAGACTTGGAGAAAGTCTGCACTATttttattggcatattaaaatgaatattaacatAGTCATAGTTGAACATAacgctgtaaaataaaacaatatacaattatACGGTATGAAAATATTATCTACAAtagtatgaaatgttttaataaattatgactaataggttatttgttttgtaatgttatgttatatttatggttcattggcCGCTGCTTATGATGTGACTATGCGATCAGTTAAGCAAGAACACAGCACATCTCAATCATCATAAGGGTGCGTTCTGTGTTCCTCGCGTTCTTCCGAGTTCATTCTTTCAAGGAAGCTTAGCAAGCTCCACAAGAACACAAGTCCGTTCTTTGCGttttggaattgagaaacagccagtatctttatttatcatgcactttgcAGATTCTTTTCATTTAAGGACAGATACATTGTAAACTGCAAAAgggatatttttcaaaaacccatatcaCCTGCTCTTTAATATACGTCCGATAGTTTAacacacaccggtctgttattgtggcgacatttccacaccccgaAACGTGATC
This window of the Cyprinus carpio isolate SPL01 chromosome A21, ASM1834038v1, whole genome shotgun sequence genome carries:
- the LOC109088393 gene encoding glucose-dependent insulinotropic receptor, whose translation is MITFNMTQETSLGTMRENYEVTSPSPELTTPAVIESSVVAMGYILSVGSILIISTNLLIAIALVLLIRKRGCQSWCFVLNLSIADILVGVAITGIATDAVKGTTASMEKGICLLRMTFIIAPSAASILTMFLISLDRYVAIKLPLRYLQLMNNKMIAGALVPIWLISMSVGFSPSILKPLQKEDYHKVCTFFSVIEPKSIIVVFCLFFFPLVSVFIYFYMDILKIACGHQKRIRAQQAGSRFLTSSRYWGHIKALRTVAMLVGCFTLCWCPFFVVSIVQASCPTCKLYHVLENHLWLLGLSNSLINPLVYACWQQEVRNQICEIFAHIKVRLCLVTHSETADRCLTDHPTVSQAVTFHDKMIATPLICSRSFTIPE